From Synoicihabitans lomoniglobus, the proteins below share one genomic window:
- a CDS encoding O-antigen ligase family protein — MPLSASTQSPFRAAELAFAIIGLSGLALISLSEPASSLIHSTPWKYVYAITLLTPMMGFCARVASDESWTPPTRIWSIFLGALLATVLISAMLSPYTKIVWWWSAPVLAGIALFLWLHARINSLTGFRDIVATGMAIGSALLVLRSMVAWTQDAHDLLHQGAGFATLMDIRNAHPLGHSNYTAGAVLLGLPWLVRAAVQSRGLRRAGWSIITLLGLAALFTSGSRGGILGLGVLAGLGLLLLRLPRRRLIWSGAILIVLGAAFALTNPRVRSTLKSADPAAAPNLSSVQRRAMIHAGWQLGRARPVFGWGLHATPLVYPRVRAQLDGGAENVLQLHSTPIELWAGLGALGMGSVTMLLGLAGFAWRREPTAAVALVGYGVFALTDHQLDLPIVVAAIAASGAMLAPSAIKSWGKRPRWAAGATCFSIGLAVGIGGERDPTPAMNTTALQIATDPARSSEAIALLQSSLAANPDQELAHFNLGWLLVVANPAQAEWHFRQAALLVPDKGGVYFGLGLARLNQGQTVTAAHCFAVECVNDPRFMTSQWWNLEAMESQRHATKQQFRLLLKIIGYELPEGATWRLEHLNHLIAAVDQIGRVNAEDQRSYRRERTGYPVLMRNLDIPPPIDLYDVRESQPQAGEEATTLPPKGWLPGPLLLKLLDPAGIAIH, encoded by the coding sequence GTGCCCCTTTCTGCGTCAACCCAATCGCCTTTTCGCGCCGCCGAACTGGCGTTTGCGATCATCGGCCTCTCGGGACTCGCGTTGATTTCACTATCCGAGCCTGCCAGCTCGTTGATCCACTCGACACCGTGGAAATACGTTTATGCGATCACGCTGCTAACTCCCATGATGGGATTTTGTGCTCGGGTGGCCTCGGACGAATCTTGGACGCCACCGACACGCATATGGTCCATCTTCCTTGGCGCGTTGCTCGCTACCGTGCTGATCAGTGCGATGCTCAGCCCTTACACTAAAATCGTGTGGTGGTGGTCTGCGCCGGTGCTGGCGGGAATCGCCCTGTTTTTGTGGCTTCATGCGCGCATCAACTCGCTCACGGGGTTCCGGGACATCGTCGCAACCGGCATGGCGATCGGCAGCGCTTTGTTGGTGCTCCGCAGCATGGTCGCATGGACGCAGGACGCGCACGACCTACTGCATCAAGGCGCGGGCTTTGCCACGCTGATGGATATCCGCAACGCGCATCCCTTGGGACATTCCAACTATACCGCCGGCGCCGTGTTGCTCGGACTGCCTTGGTTGGTCCGGGCGGCCGTTCAATCAAGGGGACTCCGCCGCGCGGGGTGGAGCATCATCACGTTGCTCGGGCTCGCGGCTTTGTTTACCTCCGGCAGCCGTGGCGGCATCTTGGGGCTGGGCGTGCTGGCCGGGCTGGGACTGCTGCTGCTGAGACTGCCCCGTCGCCGGTTAATCTGGTCCGGCGCGATCTTGATCGTCCTCGGAGCTGCCTTCGCGCTCACGAATCCGCGCGTGCGATCCACATTGAAGTCGGCCGACCCCGCGGCCGCCCCCAATCTCAGCTCGGTGCAACGTCGCGCCATGATCCATGCCGGCTGGCAACTCGGGCGGGCTCGCCCGGTCTTCGGCTGGGGCCTGCACGCGACACCGCTCGTTTATCCCCGGGTGCGAGCCCAACTCGATGGCGGGGCGGAAAATGTGCTGCAATTGCACAGCACGCCGATTGAGCTTTGGGCGGGTTTGGGTGCACTCGGCATGGGCAGCGTCACCATGCTACTCGGTCTCGCGGGATTCGCGTGGCGCCGCGAACCCACCGCCGCAGTGGCCTTGGTCGGTTACGGTGTTTTTGCGCTCACAGATCATCAGCTTGACCTGCCGATCGTGGTGGCGGCCATCGCCGCGTCCGGCGCCATGCTCGCGCCGTCCGCAATTAAAAGCTGGGGGAAACGTCCGCGTTGGGCGGCCGGCGCGACGTGCTTCAGCATCGGCTTGGCGGTGGGCATCGGTGGTGAGCGCGACCCAACTCCCGCGATGAACACCACCGCTCTGCAAATCGCCACCGATCCGGCGCGATCGAGTGAAGCCATTGCCCTGCTGCAATCATCGTTGGCCGCCAATCCCGATCAGGAGCTCGCCCATTTCAATCTCGGCTGGCTGCTCGTCGTCGCCAATCCCGCGCAGGCCGAATGGCATTTTCGTCAAGCGGCCCTGCTCGTTCCTGACAAGGGGGGCGTGTATTTTGGTCTGGGACTGGCTCGGCTGAATCAAGGACAAACCGTGACGGCCGCCCATTGCTTCGCCGTGGAGTGCGTCAACGACCCGCGTTTCATGACTTCGCAGTGGTGGAACCTGGAGGCGATGGAGTCTCAGCGTCACGCCACCAAACAGCAATTTCGCCTGCTGCTGAAAATCATCGGCTACGAACTCCCCGAGGGGGCGACATGGCGCCTTGAGCACCTCAACCATCTCATCGCCGCTGTCGATCAGATCGGACGCGTGAACGCAGAGGACCAACGGTCGTATCGGCGAGAGCGCACCGGTTATCCCGTGTTGATGCGCAATCTCGATATCCCGCCTCCCATTGACCTGTATGACGTGCGAGAGAGTCAGCCGCAGGCCGGGGAAGAAGCCACCACCCTTCCACCCAAGGGGTGGCTGCCGGGGCCCTTGTTGCTGAAGCTGCTGGACCCCGCCGGCATCGCGATTCACTAA
- a CDS encoding sugar transferase, with product MAASSNNPLRDSILPATLLIGDTLVAFAGLSLAYWLRYDSAFAALGIDVPWATYGQYLPLLLVGVIFLVAAFAQRGLYDGRMLLRKQHALNLLARATVYWVVVYMAFSLVIKFDPPISRLFVVFGGFSTLLLLWLWRELFYRVTTHPRWLPKIQRRVALLGWNESAETLLNDIPPGGSHPYQLVGCVTDDTTALSLRTLGPVKNLAAILRSEKIDVLLATRLDFDPDELAEITSTCEQAYAEWKVMPAAFPIFLSGLRLQTVGSVPVVGVEDLAISRLMNRMVKRLLDVIGATVGLVVSAPVIGVLAWLIRRESPHGSVLFRQTRVGADHQEFTLYKLRSMRPDADANDADNQSTRVGDTRLLRIGAIMRRWNLDELPQYWNVLRGQMSLVGPRPERPHHVDHLAKRIPHYMPRHLVKPGMTGWAQINGLRGATDLEERIRYDIYYIENWSHWLDLQIIGLTFLRWKSGAA from the coding sequence ATGGCCGCGTCGTCCAACAACCCCCTGCGGGACTCCATTCTGCCCGCCACGCTGCTGATCGGGGACACGTTGGTGGCGTTTGCCGGGCTGTCACTGGCGTATTGGCTGCGTTACGATTCCGCCTTTGCCGCTCTGGGCATCGACGTGCCCTGGGCGACCTACGGCCAATATCTGCCATTGTTGCTCGTGGGTGTAATCTTCCTCGTAGCCGCCTTTGCCCAGCGTGGGCTTTACGACGGACGCATGCTGTTGCGCAAACAACACGCGCTCAATCTGCTCGCCCGCGCTACGGTGTATTGGGTCGTCGTCTACATGGCGTTCTCGCTGGTGATCAAATTCGATCCACCCATCTCGCGCCTGTTTGTCGTCTTTGGCGGCTTCTCCACCCTGCTGCTGCTATGGCTGTGGCGGGAGTTGTTTTACCGCGTCACCACCCACCCGCGTTGGCTCCCCAAAATCCAACGGCGCGTCGCCTTACTCGGTTGGAACGAGTCGGCCGAGACCCTCCTCAACGACATCCCTCCCGGTGGTTCGCATCCGTATCAACTCGTCGGATGCGTAACCGACGATACTACCGCGCTCTCGTTGCGCACGCTGGGGCCGGTAAAGAACCTGGCCGCCATATTGCGCTCGGAAAAAATCGACGTGCTGCTCGCCACTCGCCTCGATTTCGACCCCGACGAGTTGGCCGAGATCACCTCCACCTGCGAGCAGGCCTACGCGGAGTGGAAGGTCATGCCGGCGGCCTTCCCGATTTTTCTCAGCGGTCTGCGTCTGCAGACTGTCGGCAGCGTGCCAGTCGTGGGCGTCGAGGATCTCGCCATCTCTCGTTTGATGAATCGCATGGTGAAACGCCTCCTCGACGTGATCGGCGCCACCGTCGGACTCGTGGTTTCCGCCCCCGTCATCGGCGTGCTCGCATGGTTAATCAGGCGCGAATCGCCCCACGGCAGCGTGCTCTTTCGCCAAACCCGCGTCGGAGCCGATCATCAGGAGTTCACGCTCTACAAGCTGCGCAGCATGCGTCCCGATGCCGACGCCAACGACGCCGACAATCAAAGCACCCGGGTCGGTGATACGCGTCTCCTGCGCATCGGTGCGATCATGCGGCGATGGAACCTCGACGAGCTGCCGCAATATTGGAACGTCCTGCGCGGCCAAATGAGTCTCGTCGGGCCGCGTCCTGAACGCCCCCATCACGTCGACCATCTGGCCAAACGCATCCCCCACTATATGCCGCGCCACCTCGTCAAACCCGGCATGACCGGCTGGGCTCAAATCAACGGATTGCGCGGCGCGACCGACCTCGAAGAGCGCATCCGCTACGATATCTACTACATCGAGAATTGGTCCCACTGGCTGGATCTGCAAATC